A section of the Larus michahellis chromosome 1, bLarMic1.1, whole genome shotgun sequence genome encodes:
- the RAI2 gene encoding retinoic acid-induced protein 2 produces the protein MEELYKDAPNLPMDVTSSPSAMANNKLENGVAQLITAEAWNINSADLMKKALSPLVTVPAPSILTPPAESQSGVALKVAATVLQPICLGDSPVVLPIHLQVAGSAAPQMPATNAATPYVMTTQGPVPLPVLLEQHVFQHLNSPLVLPPGATCPASPLHAGLFPPTATAPVGQPQLLDPKPSSQAQEPVLPPVFQTPGFAAVLQDLFPSQGALGSAPCQPPPDYAALPPQAFSSPLSPLVPPATLLVPYPVIVPLPVPVPIPIPVPIPVPHGAEAKAAPDLPKPPLFTPHSCKGTQTPLEKEETKPFDLLHPREFPQLSRHTVIKMGGENEALDLSMKGPPAPRAGEAALPPPPPPPPPEDGALDLSLASCRKPGGSHGEAATAVPTATAEAGVHPVPDKLPGPAAPFVPCKPQEASGKGTGGGSSELLRQPQKWLVEQAGRAGCEPKAGNNIEIVSTSQTAKVIVSVKDAVPTIFCGKIKGLSGVSTKNFSFKRDLPQDSVLQCYDVKSPPEPRDAAEALRKPVKNRSVKLKKMNSPEIHILPIKKQRLAAFFPRK, from the coding sequence ATGGAGGAGCTGTACAAGGACGCCCCGAACCTGCCCATGGACGTCACCAGCTCGCCCTCGGCCATGGCCAACAACAAGCTGGAGAACGGGGTGGCCCAGCTGATCACGGCGGAGGCCTGGAACATCAACTCCGCCGACTTGATGAAGAAGGCCTTGTCCCCTCTGGTGACCGTCCCCGCGCCCTCCATCCTGACGCCACCGGCCGAGTCACAGAGCGGGGTGGCCCTGAAGGTGGCAGCCACCGTGCTGCAGCCCATCTGCCTGGGGGACAGCCCTGTCGTCCTGCCCATCCACCTGCAGGTGGCCGGCAGCGCCGCCCCACAGATGCCGGCCACCAATGCCGCCACCCCCTACGTCATGACCACCCAGGGCCCCGTCCCACTGCCTGTCCTCCTGGAGCAGCACGTCTTCCAGCACCTGAACTCGCCCCTGGTGCTGCCCCCGGGGGCCAcctgccccgccagccccctgcACGCCGGCCTCTTCCCCCCCACCGCCACTGCCCCCGTTGGGCAGCCCCAGCTCTTGGACCCCAAACCCTCCAGCCAAGCCCAGGAGCCCGTCCTGCCCCCCGTCTTTCAGACGCCGGGATTCGCCGCCGTCCTTCAGGACCTGTTTCCCTCGCAGGGcgccctgggctctgccccctgccagcctccccccGACTACGCTGCCCTCCCGCCCCAGGCCTTCAGCtcgcccctctccccgctggtCCCCCCCGCCACGCTGCTGGTGCCCTACCCTGTCATCgtgcccctgcctgtccctgtccccatccccatccccgtccccatccccgtgccccATGGCGCCGAGGCCAAGGCGGCCCCCGACCTGCCCAAGCCGCCGCTCTTCACCCCCCACTCCTGCAAGGGCACCCAGACCcccctggagaaggaggagacgAAGCCCTTCGACCTCCTCCACCCGCGGGAGTTTCCCCAGCTGAGCCGCCACACCGTCATCAAGATGGGCGGCGAGAACGAGGCGCTGGACCTCTCCATGAAAGGGCCACCAGCACCCCGGGCCGGCGAGGCCGCcctgccgccaccgccgccaccaccgcccccTGAGGACGGGGCCCTGGACCTGTCCCTCGCCTCCTGCCGCAAGCCAGGGGGGTCCCACGGGGAGGCGGCCACCGCTGTCCCCACCGCCACCGCCGAGGCTGGCGTTCACCCCGTGCCGGACAagctccccggcccggccgcccccttcgttccctgcaagccccaggAGGCGTCTGGCAAGGGGACGGGCGGGGGATCGTCCGAGCTGCTGCGGCAACCGCAGAAGTGGCTGGTGGAGCAGGCGGGCAGGGCGGGCTGCGAGCCCAAGGCCGGCAACAACATCGAGATCGTCAGCACCTCACAGACAGCCAAAGTCATCGTCTCGGTCAAGGACGCCGTGCCCACCATCTTCTGCGGCAAGATCAAGGGCCTGTCGGGGGTCTCCACCAAAAACTTTTCCTTCAAAAGGGACCTGCCCCAGGACTCGGTGCTGCAGTGCTACGACGTGAAGAGCCCGCCCGAGCCCCGGGATGCTGCCGAGGCCCTCAGGAAACCCGTCAAAAACAGGAGCGTAAAGCTAAAGAAAATGAACTCGCCGGAGATACATATTCTTCCAATCAAGAAGCAACGGCTCGCTGCCTTTTTTCCAAGAAAGTAA